A window of Bacteroidota bacterium contains these coding sequences:
- a CDS encoding ketoacyl-ACP synthase III, translating into MSKITAAITAIGGYVPDYVLTNAELEKMVDTTDEWITSRTGIKERRILKGEGLGTSDLAAPAVKEMLRKRGIDASEIELLICATTTPDFVFPATANIVCDKIGAKNAFGYDISAACSGFLYALVTGSKFIESGQYKKVVVVGADKMSSIVDYTDRTTCVLFGDGAGAVLLEPNTEGFGIRDSILRSDGSGRVYLHQKAGGSVKPPSHKTIDAKEHYVFQDGQPVFKAAVTSMADVSAEIMEKNNLKAEDVAWLVPHQANKRIIDATARRMGVGPEKVMLNIEKYGNTTSGTIPLCLVDYEKQLNKGDNLILAAFGGGFTWGSVWVKWGV; encoded by the coding sequence ATGTCCAAAATCACTGCAGCTATTACCGCTATTGGCGGCTACGTTCCGGACTATGTACTCACCAATGCTGAATTGGAAAAGATGGTGGATACTACCGACGAGTGGATCACCTCACGCACTGGAATTAAGGAAAGAAGAATATTGAAAGGTGAGGGCCTTGGCACTTCAGACCTTGCTGCTCCGGCCGTTAAAGAAATGCTCCGGAAAAGAGGAATCGATGCTTCTGAAATTGAATTGTTGATTTGTGCCACTACCACTCCTGATTTCGTTTTCCCTGCTACGGCGAATATTGTTTGCGACAAGATCGGAGCAAAAAACGCTTTCGGTTATGATATTTCCGCCGCTTGTTCAGGATTCCTGTATGCGCTTGTAACCGGTTCCAAGTTTATTGAATCAGGCCAATACAAAAAAGTTGTTGTTGTAGGTGCGGACAAGATGTCAAGCATCGTCGACTACACAGATCGCACAACCTGTGTACTTTTTGGTGATGGCGCAGGTGCCGTTTTACTTGAACCGAATACGGAAGGATTTGGTATACGGGATTCAATTCTTCGCAGTGACGGATCCGGACGAGTATACCTTCATCAAAAAGCCGGAGGTTCTGTGAAGCCACCGTCCCATAAAACCATTGACGCAAAAGAACACTACGTTTTCCAGGATGGTCAGCCGGTTTTCAAAGCGGCTGTGACAAGCATGGCTGATGTCTCCGCAGAAATAATGGAGAAAAATAATCTGAAAGCGGAAGATGTTGCATGGTTGGTTCCGCATCAGGCCAACAAACGTATCATTGATGCGACTGCAAGAAGAATGGGTGTCGGCCCTGAAAAAGTCATGCTGAATATTGAGAAATACGGAAATACAACCAGCGGTACCATTCCGCTTTGTCTGGTTGATTACGAGAAACAATTAAATAAAGGAGACAACCTTATCCTTGCGGCCTTCGGCGGAGGATTTACCTGGGGGAGTGTTTGGGTGAAGTGGGGAGTTTAA
- the accB gene encoding acetyl-CoA carboxylase biotin carboxyl carrier protein — protein MNLKDIESLIKFVQSSGVSEVSLEQKDFKITIKTTHGAVMHAAPAAPAHHVVHAPVHTPAAAAPAPVAAPPAEKAKNAEESNYITIKSPMIGTFYRTPSPDKPVFVNVGDEIKPGKVLCIIEAMKLFNEIESEIGGRIVKVLVDNATPVEYDQPLFLVDPS, from the coding sequence ATGAACCTCAAAGACATTGAAAGTCTCATCAAATTTGTCCAGAGTAGCGGTGTGAGTGAAGTCAGTCTTGAACAGAAGGATTTCAAAATTACTATCAAGACTACTCATGGCGCAGTAATGCATGCCGCTCCGGCTGCACCCGCTCACCATGTTGTTCATGCACCGGTTCATACACCGGCTGCTGCTGCACCGGCTCCTGTCGCGGCACCACCTGCTGAAAAAGCAAAAAATGCCGAAGAATCAAATTACATCACCATCAAGTCTCCGATGATCGGTACGTTTTATCGTACACCATCTCCCGACAAACCGGTATTTGTAAATGTTGGAGATGAAATCAAGCCGGGAAAAGTGCTGTGCATCATTGAAGCGATGAAATTGTTCAATGAAATCGAATCTGAAATCGGCGGACGCATCGTAAAGGTTTTGGTCGACAATGCAACTCCTGTAGAATACGATCAGCCATTATTCCTGGTAGATCCTTCCTGA